TCAACCCTCTTTACTCAACATACTGTAATAACTGTGGGAAACTTTAAATTCACTTCAACTTCAAATGAACTTTATTTCACTCTTGTGGGTTATATTAAAGACTGTAAACCACccagtccttttttttttttacaagggtCAATGCGACCAGTAACATGCCAAAAAGTGATTGCAGCCCATAgttactgaaatatttcaatattgtaTTTAAACCATGTTGCATCATGCATTAAATCACTCCAAGTTTCTCACACTTTTCCCAGAAGTTAAATGCCAGACAGCGTGTCCTCCTGTGGTGGTGATAAAAATCAGATAAATCAGATTTGTTGCGAAACTACATCCTTTAGGACAATCAATATATCACTATTGAACACCAAAAGAGCGCCACACATGCCCGATAGGCCCAATGACATAATTTTTGTTCATAGAAGCATGAGCTTCTTTCAATTAAAGTCCAATCAAAAGTCAGATAAAAAATGCAAACCAATTAAACAATCAATTAAGCTGTGGGCCAATCACTAGCACGGTAGAGGTGTGTGCTGTTGAAAAAGTTATACATCAAGAAATAAATGACTAGAAACGAAGCAGAAATGCAGTATAAAAGGGAAAACCAAAAAAGACTATTAGACACAGAATCTGCAGGTCTGCAGGTGGTGCTACTGTCCTATTGGATTATTTTGgatgggagggagaggaggacaaGAGTTCATCCCGTTATTTTAATTCAGCCTTTGATAGTGTCCAAGTTGATTAACcagtgtgaaaatgtgatttcacTGTCAACTTTCCTGTCAAAAGTTGGTCAAAATTGAAACAGATGATCTTCATTTGCTTAAATAAACATGTCTGACCTGTAATCATTAGACACATGGTCTGTTGCTTTATGAATCCCAGTCCTTTAACTCTGCTGTAACAGAGGGAACGTTGTCACGCCCAGCCAGGAAAGGGAGGGGTTtgtatgtttgaatgtttgaggCTCAAAGCATAAGTTTGTCTGATTTCCTCAGTGAAGTCAGTCTGGTGTGAAGTCAGACTGGAGATTGGAACAATGTCTACCCTCCTGCTGGTTGTGGGTGTCGTCGTAGGAGCTGCTTACATTTACCGCCATGTTGTGGTAAAGGGGAAGCGGTACACAAGCAAAGTAAAGCTGCATGGCAAAACTGTGATTGTAACTGGTAAGTCAAGGTTTGTTTACTGCTGTGTTATATCCACtaactgttttctgtgtgtgctgtacAATCCAGTACTGTAGGCAGATCTCACAGTGTGGGtgggcacagagaaaatcaggtggGTCTAGCCCGTCCAAGACCATTACAACTATACTTACCTGAACGCACCACAGTTTGATCATACAAgcctgtatatatactgtatatcatcagAGGTAATGTTAGAGGCACCAAGATGAACATCGCCAAGATGGCATAGCCTGGCATGGGggccacatattcacacacacacacacagctggcaGACACAAGAGCATCATCAATCAAGCGTATGGATAGAGGTACACTGGTAACATGctcaataacattaaaattgaCCATAGCCTGACACAGCAGCCACATAAaccacatacatgcacacacacacacacagatggcagacGCAGCAACATCTGCATAAAATCCAATTGTACACCCAGCAAAACCTAtacccaataaacaataatattgaaataGGCTACTGCAGTCCTAAATTGTAAATGAGCTTACTTTTGATAATTACAGCAGGAGATGACGGGCTTGGTGCtgaacactgaaattatttcattatagtcAAATGATTCAGTCAGTTCTTGGATGTTGTCGTTGGAGAATCAAATTCTCAGTCACATGCTGCTGCTGACGGTTAAAGGGCTGAATTAGCAGCCACGTATGTGTCATTACTACTCAGCACTTGTTGAGGAGAAACTGGTGCAGGAGGAGGTGTCTGGGTTGAGAATGATCACTGAACTTGAGCTGAATTCtgttcctcctgctcctcatgACGTCTTTTTGTGACTGCTTTGTTTCACCATGTTTCTTATCTTAACCTACATTAAAAGCAGCTAGCTAGTGGACAGAAggcttctgttcctctgtgcaaGGCGTAGGCTGTGCACTGAGTCAAAGAGGAAGAGCTACTCACAATCTGGCATTTGTGAAATGCTctggcactaaaaaaaaaaaactgatcaaCACATCACATGGTAaacaaaaagcaagaaaaaagaatggtttcatttttattggtcACGTAATCAGATACTGCTATTCAGTGGATGTTCCGGCAAAAAAGGAAGCCTTCTGATTGGTTGGGCCTGAGTGTAATTAGTGTTTTTGAGAGACTTTGCATTAGGAAGCAACTCATAAAGTACATTTCATATCTTTTCACTCAACTTTGGTTGCATTCAGACAGAAACTGAACCAGTGCTGCTTCTCTGTCACTAAAACTTTAAGGCTCAAGGTCGTTGTATTATATATCATAAAGATCTGCCAGTTGACAAAAGTACAGCCTAGAAAACCTAACATGacattagattttttaaaaaaaatatttttgacatatACTTTTGAGGAGGTCCTCATTTAAAGATAATAATGTATTCGAGTTGATCTTCctgttaaaataatttgaaaatagATAAAAACTTAATGTTGCTATTGTTCAAATAGCAAATTTAGAAGGTTGTGAAGCCTTGGTGGAGGTATGGGCTTGGAGTGATTTctagtttccacaaattttacTCAtgcaaattacaaaatatatcaCCTATGTCCTCTGTTCACCTCCAGGCAGCAACAAAGGCATTGGGAAGACCACAGCCATAGGCTTGGCTAAAAGAGGAGCCAGAGTGATTCTGGCTTGTCGCAACAAGCAGAGAGGAGAAGCTGCTCTTATGGAAGTCAAGAGGGTGAGAAGAAATCTATCatgctttgtttcttttgttaaaacacacttatttaCTGTCATTCCTCAACCAAGAGTAGGTCCTGTCCAAGGAGCTGGTATTTACCACCACAGAATGATACTCTTTTCCATACGTACTGGTTGTTGCAAAATGTACCCACATCAGGCTCCATCATACTGGGAATGAATGACCACTGATATCTATAGAAGTCAACCTTAGTAAAATAATtgcaaagaacacaaaaacaagtaGCGAGTATTTGCCAAAATGTCTCAGTgcttctttattttactttatatgTTTAATCAGTCAAAATGCTGCTTGATATCCCTCACAGGAGAGTGGCAGCAATCAGGTGGTGTTCATGCAGTTGGATCTTGGGAGTCTCAAGTCTGTTCGCAGCTTTGCTGAAACCTTCCTGAAGACTGAACCCAGACTGGACATCCTCATCAACAATGCAGGTAAGGATGTTCATTGCAGCCTGATATTTTATGTAATAAGcatatataaaaaacataaattgcaTCTCACAATTCAGAGTAACCCTGTAGAGCTGGTTACAGAAACCAAACTTATTATTACACTTGATGACAAAATATCTAAGTCTAACTAAATTATATCTAAAATGGGCAAAGCGATATCTGCTATTAAAAAGTTGTCAAACATGTCTAGCTCCAAGCATATTAAAGCACCTAGACCTAAGTTGTAATAACTATGAAACTATGCCTTGACTGTGCTTGGAGGTATAATATTTAGCATTTTGATGATTTTGGACCTTGAGGAATGTGATGTGTTGAGTCAGTTTTCTGTGAAGGGAATCATAGAGGCAGAATCTCAGTTTATGTGTGCTGGAGGACAGGCAACATGTGATTGTTTCTGACAATAGGATTAAAGGTGCTCCATGTCCATCACAGGTATTTACCTGCAGGGTTGGACAGAGGACGGACTGGGAATGATGTTTGGCGTCAACCACATTGGCCACTTCCTATTAACCAACCTGTTGTTGGACCGGCTGAAGGAGTGCGGACCAAGCCGGGTGATCAATGTGTCATCAGCGGCACATAACATgggaaaaattgactttgactGCCTGAACACTCACAAAGCTCTAGGACTGGGGACGTCAGGCATGGAGGTTCTACAGGTCTACTCTGATAGCAAGCTGTGCAACGTCCTCTTCACACATGAGCTGGCCCAAAGACTGCAGGGAACCAAGGTCACCTGCTACTGCCTCCATCCAGGTCAGTAGTCAGAGCATGTTGCCATGCAACTTGAGTTAAGAGACAGGGAATACAGTCTTGACAATATATTTTGGAATTTTtatgtgatgtgattttttaaattctatatCAAGCTGAAAAGGTTTGTGGATTTGGGGTGTGTCTAATCGTTGAATGGTAGTATAGGAAAATaaaagcacttggttaaggttaggaaaacattaccacttttattttattttctgcaggGGTCATCAAGACTGAGCTGACCAGGAAGGCTAACTTCGTAAAGGACCCCCTCCTGAAATTCCTGACTGCCTTTTTCCTCAAAAACACCATCCAGGGATCCCAGACCACTCTGCACTGTGCTATCCAGGAGGGCATTGAACCTCTCAGCGGACGTTACTTCTCCAACTGCACTGTGAGAGAAGTCTGTGCTAAAGCCAAGGATGATGCTGCAGCTAAGAAGCTGTGGGAGCTCAGTGAGAGACTGTGTGGTCTTGCATAAAGATTCACATTGGATTCTGGACACTGGATTGTCATAGTTTTATATTAGAGTACAAGACGATGTCCTCATAGCCTGATCATAGGCAAGTAAGGCAAAAGTTCATGTAGAGATCTAAGTTTGGCAGCTCCCTCATTGCAACACCACTCCTCTCCTGAGATAACAGAGATAACATCCAGTGTGAATGGATTGTTCAAAATTTAAGCAGTGCTGTTTAAAAGTTAAACAGTGCTGTAGTCTACACTCTACACTGTAGAGCCTACAGTGTAGATTCTTATTCATGTGTAAAGTGTTGGCTACAGTGGAGCTGTCGCACATAGTACAAAAGCATTTAATCAATAAACACCACACTAACAAGAAATCTATTTTCAGAGCCATGGTTTATCATATCACAGAAGAACAGAGTTGTATACTACATTCTGACTTTGCTACCTGTTGCTTGTTTgctccacacagcagcagcagccactgtTACAGGCGATGACGTGCATTTCACTGTCTGCAACCTGCTGAGTAAGATTAGGGACTGCTCACATTTGCTCCAGACTTCTGTTCTCACATGGGTTTACTGAATGACTgttggcctgtgtgtgtgtgtgtgtgtgtgtgtgtgtgtgttatgaatGAGAAATATTCAGTATGAATAGGGACATGTATCTGTTTGTCATGCCATTTTGAATTCTCCCTGGAAGATGCTTTTAAAGGACATAATATGACACGGCACATTGAAACTCATTTGAAATCCAGACTAATGGCGCCCTTCAAGGTGGTTTGGCAGTATAATCCTCCTTATACATCCCCCAGTGTAAATAATGCTGATTACATACTTACCTCTCCCACGGCAGGGAATGCTGTTGTGATACATCCACACACCACTACAGGAGAGACTGAACCATGTCCCATAAACCTAATAACACTCTACTATAAATATAATCTGctggcaaaaaacaaacactgacaaccTGAAAAAGAAATCACACTGAATAGGTGATCATAATTaacactatactgtatatacaaattATACTAGTGTCAGCAAACTAAACCTGTTCtggagttgttgttgttttctgtaaaCAAGTGTCTCACATCAGCTGATTCAGTCAATAGTTAATCACTGTATACTGTATCATTTCCATTAAATAACATGGAACATGTTCCTAAATACAGTTGTGTTAAATTAAATGACTACAAACTATATGACACATGGAAATCCAGCAGCAGGTTAAGTAAGGGGCACCTGTAAGTTTACATTGAGAGTTACTCAGTAGAACACATTGAGTGAATCATTCTTGCTGTGTTCTTGGTGCATaacagccacctgtagatcagtggaatattgtgaaaccattggcaggatTCCATCAATGTGCAACAAAGTTTTGACCAAAAGCCCAAAAGGCAAAAGTGTCTGCAGctattttttgtctcttcagtgGACACATCAGTGAACATTTAAGTGCTTCAAGTAtgtcatgatttattttattaagtcTGTTACCATCACACTTTGTCACACTCAGCTTTATCAATACACCAACTTTTCCAACTCAGACAAGtgcaaacattttcagattttttaagTATTCTGCATTTTTACTCTGGAtctttatgtgcatgtgtgcataacaaacaaaacagtgaccCACTCATATAAAAAACAGCCCCGTTGTCctactagaggtcagaaactccagAGTACCTTGAAAAGTATTTCAGGCAGTGCTTCAACAATATTGCAATGACACTGATGAGCCATAATTCAAATGCAactaatataatgataataatgtaaCACCATATTTCCTGGAGTAAAGTAAGATGTAGTATTAACAgtcatgaaaaacaaagaagaaactATGCTAACTTTATGTAGCTGTAACAGCTACTGAAAGGAGTCTTTTTAAAGAAGTCATGCAACAAATAAcacagctgcaactaataaaataaaaaaactgacttTGATTTCAGTCTGCTAATATCGAGCACTCACAACACTCTCACTCACTAAATGACAAACCTAAATCAAACTCACCCTTAATTAGTGTTATCAGCTGCAGCTGGGTTTTGATGCTGAGAAGGACCTGGGTGGTATTTCAGAGAGCAGGTTTAAAGGGGACCTCTTATGCATATTTCCAGATCTTTATTTCTgatctggggctctactggaatatctttgcatggtttacagttcaaaaaactcttatactgaccctttcagttcagcctctttctgaaacaggctgtttagctcctgtctctttaaggtccccctcTAACTAACTCAAAGCCTAACTGTGAACTCTGAGATGGGAAACTCAGAGTTGttggttccagaacagctgaccAGAGTgagttcaatcaactctgagtatGTCCACTCTGAGTTAAGCTTGCgcagtgaatgaaaaaagccatcatcaatgATGCATAAAAGTGGTAACTTAAGAGAGTCCTTGAGTAACTAAACTAATAcccaaaagttgattctgacatacagtaaaccTCCGCTAATGAATGCGCTTCAATATGGACTTAGTTACTGtggtaactgacccagagtttaagttccctctctttctggaactgaaaacccagagtttccctcatctcagggtgaacaaactcagagttttcactaaaccttCTTTCTGGAATAGCACCCTGATGGCAGTGTTAAAATGCTGATTGTTAATGGCAGTTGTGGCACTGAGACCTAGCACTTTTAAGGCTTTGAGATAAAAAGTCATCAGTCCACACTGTCTCATCTCATTAGTTTGCTTTCCTACACAGGTTCACTTCATTTGCAGTCAACTACAACCAAACAATGGACACAACAGTTTGTTTGATTTAGAATCTTATTTATTCACACCTTTAACCTGACATTATTTCAAATGGAGTGTACACATTTGAACACTGTAGGGTTACACATGCAATTTTCTGTTATATTAATCATTTGTTTCTTGGTCTTTGGTGTTATGGCGGTTGTTGGGGGACGTCCTTCCTGGTGAAGCAAAGGGTGTGACTGAAGGCTGAGGACTCCTCCTTGTGCTGCCATGTCATGGGGGGATTTAAGTTTAGTTAATTGGTGTCCATATTGTCTACCcccttgtgttttatttggtttgGTCAAGCCACTATATATGTTCCGTCATGTGTCATGTGTTAGGTTATATATATAAGTTGTTGACCTCTTGTACAGGCCTGGTTATCATATTCTTGGATGGTAACGGTTTTTGCATTTTGGGTAAATAAAAACCCATTTTTCCATCTACAACTCTTGTTTCCTCATTGCCTCACTGCTTAACAACACCCAAACTTACAGTTTCATTGCTGTCATTGACTCATCTGTCTGACAAACGCACCAATATAAAATAGTGTAGAAGCGAAAAAACATGTTAGTGTGTGGAAGTATACCAAACAATATGCAGAGCACTTCAGGTTAAATAAACAACTGCATAACCAGAGAAGTTACATAAGGAGTTGTTTGTACCAACTGATACACAGAGCACGTAATGCCAACAACTGGGTAACCAGAAGAGATAGATAATGAGTTGTTTTTGAAAGGTCCGGTTACAATCCCTGGAAAAGCAAATACTCTTGTTGCCAGGTCGCTTTGACCTATACTGATCATTGACACACTCAACAGATGTCAGGCCACcagacaaacaggagacatctggGAATACTCTTTGCACACAGCGTGTAAAGATGAAATTAAGAAATGTCCTACTCCCATTGGTTAAGAATCAAGTGAAGTGGAAGTTCCAAAAGTCACATCCGCTTTGGTATAAATAGGGGATGGGTGTGAGTTGAAGGGGCTGTTGCATTTGTGATTTTCTGagttctgtatgtttgtgtgtattgaaATAAATTCCCGTTGGTTGTCTGCACATCTCTCTGGTCTCAGTGTCTTGGTGTGAACATCTTTAATATAGCCTTAATTGAAACCCTGATATAGCTGGTGTCACAAAGCAAAGCCTCTGAAGGAAAAAATCTGTGGTCGGAGGAGGCTCCGAGGAGCGGTCCACTCTATGCAGGGTGACAGCTGGCAATCCTCAAAAGGTAAGGCTTTTAAGTTCCTTACACCAATGTGACTAAAACAAGTGACCGTGTGTTGGGAGGCTGCTCCAGAGAGTCACTGAAGTCCAGCAACCCTCGCAGACACAAAAGAACCATGGGAAAGACCAGGTAGATGACCAAAACCAGACTTCTGTACAGAACAGTTGGCTGAAAAGAATTTGGCTCTAGTTTAGATTAGGTCAGTTTAGAATAAGTCTGATGAAAACTAGTATTGGTGTTAGGTCAGGTTAGAAGAGCTTTTCTTAGTGCAGTGCAGCCCAACTAAAATACAGCAACTGGGGTGGTGAGATTAAGTCAGATAACCCAAGAGGGGTTGAGAGCTCCGACATTCCCAAGAGGGAAAGAGACTCAAGAGGAGTCTGTGACCTGCGAGAGGTCATTGATCAAATACCACATTTCAATTCCAGCCAAAAAAAGTTATTTGACTCCAACTCAATCACAATAATTCCTGGTCTGCTGGACTGAGAAGGGCAAGGACATGGATGTCGAGTCTTCTTctgtttgtctcattttgtgttttacacTGAATTTGTTGAAATTCTTGCTGCCTGTAAATGTCACTCTGTGTTGTAAAATGCACCTGAATGGCAGCACTGACCACATTTACTTTGGAAATTGGGGGTATGTTGCCAACAAAGTCAGTATCAGTGCGTTCAAGAATTAGTTTGGGCATTCTTatcaaacattttctatttttctgtttagaTTTATGTAGATTCTGCAAAACTTTCAGCATGTAACCAACTTATAGTCTATATATTTGTACTGTGAAACAAAAATCTCTTACAAGAATTGATGAATGATCATTGGTACAGTTCATGTAAAAACAGGCTCATGAACAGACAGTCATGTCCAGTGGTGGAATAAGTACTCTGATCCTTAAGTAAAGTAAATAAGTATTAGCATCAAAATAGtttaagtattaaagtaaagtaCTAATTTTGTCCCTctggcaaagagagagagggagagatgatgGGGGAGGGAGGATGAGTCTCATGGTGCAggtgcctcctcctcctctccattcCGCTGGTGGGGAAGCaggctgctgtctctctctcagataGACAGAGACAATTTTAAGTAACAACACATTGGGGAGAACAGGGTAGCAGGCGCTCGGCACAGAGACCCGCCAGAAGAAGCAGCGGCAGCTTCAGCTCGAGCTGGACACAGAACACAAAACACCAGCGggtagagaggaggaggaggcatcAGCACCGTGAGACTCCTTCtttcctgctcctctccttTGCTAACTTCATATCTGAAAAAGGCTTTACTGAACTTTTCTTCAACTGCCCTGTGAGAGAACTGTCTATGCTAAAGTTATTTAACAATACCAAGAACCAGACACATCATTGTCACATGCTGCTTATGTGAAAAGGTTAGCTCATTGCAGTGGAATTTGGGTTACAGTTAAGATTTTGTTCCTTAACCTTCTGCTTCTggtcagtaaaaacattttctaatgaACTAAGAATTCAACCTGGACTGCAAGAATGGAACA
This region of Thunnus maccoyii chromosome 6, fThuMac1.1, whole genome shotgun sequence genomic DNA includes:
- the LOC121898909 gene encoding dehydrogenase/reductase SDR family member 13-like, which encodes MSTLLLVVGVVVGAAYIYRHVVVKGKRYTSKVKLHGKTVIVTGSNKGIGKTTAIGLAKRGARVILACRNKQRGEAALMEVKRESGSNQVVFMQLDLGSLKSVRSFAETFLKTEPRLDILINNAGIYLQGWTEDGLGMMFGVNHIGHFLLTNLLLDRLKECGPSRVINVSSAAHNMGKIDFDCLNTHKALGLGTSGMEVLQVYSDSKLCNVLFTHELAQRLQGTKVTCYCLHPGVIKTELTRKANFVKDPLLKFLTAFFLKNTIQGSQTTLHCAIQEGIEPLSGRYFSNCTVREVCAKAKDDAAAKKLWELSERLCGLA